In the Kribbella sp. NBC_00482 genome, one interval contains:
- a CDS encoding helix-turn-helix transcriptional regulator — MTTQHVGQPLGQQHRIPVWVKALDPLSQFGLVHTLRQRPEISLIGDADLAAQLPSQSADQRTAPPVVALVAVDSLDAGAVQVLRAATQRGCRRTVLIGSTIDDEALMTAVELGVSGVLRRTEATGDRIVHLVQAAAAGDGSLPPDLLGRLLGQVSRMQRHVLAPRGLSHTGLSDRETQVLRLVADGMDTQEIARELSYSERTVKNVLHDVTSRLQLRNRSHAVAYALREGLI, encoded by the coding sequence ATGACGACACAACACGTGGGGCAACCGCTCGGTCAGCAGCACCGCATTCCGGTCTGGGTGAAGGCACTCGACCCGCTGTCGCAGTTCGGGCTGGTGCACACGCTGCGGCAGCGCCCGGAGATCAGCCTGATCGGTGACGCAGACCTGGCGGCGCAGCTGCCTTCGCAGTCGGCCGACCAGCGCACTGCCCCGCCAGTGGTCGCGTTGGTCGCCGTCGACTCGCTGGACGCCGGCGCTGTTCAGGTACTCCGGGCCGCGACGCAGCGGGGCTGCCGCCGGACCGTACTGATCGGCAGCACGATCGACGACGAGGCGCTGATGACCGCGGTCGAGCTGGGGGTCTCCGGCGTACTACGGCGTACCGAGGCGACCGGTGACCGGATCGTGCACCTGGTGCAGGCTGCTGCCGCAGGGGACGGCAGCCTGCCTCCGGACCTGCTGGGACGGCTGCTCGGCCAGGTGTCGCGGATGCAGCGGCACGTACTGGCACCGCGAGGGCTGTCCCACACCGGTCTGTCGGACCGGGAGACCCAGGTACTGCGACTGGTCGCGGACGGCATGGACACGCAGGAGATCGCCCGGGAGCTGTCCTACTCGGAGCGGACGGTCAAGAACGTCCTCCACGACGTCACCAGCCGCCTGCAGCTCAGGAACCGCTCCCACGCCGTCGCCTATGCACTGCGCGAGGGCCTGATCTGA
- the efp gene encoding elongation factor P, producing MASTNDLKNGMVLDLDGQLWSVVWFQHHKPGKGGAIVRTKLKNVLSGKVVDKTFNADVKVDVATVDKRDMTYLYNDGTAYVFMDKSTYDQLQLAPEVVGDAVHFLLENQDAIVAVHDELPLYVELPASVELTVEYTEPGLQGDRSSGGTKPAKLETGYDIQVPLFLTTGEKVKVDTRTGDYLGRVTS from the coding sequence GTGGCATCGACGAACGACCTCAAGAACGGCATGGTGCTCGACCTGGACGGACAGCTGTGGTCCGTCGTGTGGTTCCAGCATCACAAGCCGGGCAAGGGCGGCGCCATCGTCCGGACCAAGCTGAAGAACGTGCTGTCCGGCAAGGTGGTGGACAAGACCTTCAACGCCGATGTCAAGGTCGACGTGGCCACGGTCGACAAGCGTGACATGACGTACCTGTACAACGACGGCACGGCGTACGTGTTCATGGACAAGAGCACCTACGACCAGCTGCAGCTGGCGCCCGAGGTGGTCGGCGACGCGGTGCACTTCCTGCTCGAGAACCAGGACGCCATCGTCGCGGTGCACGACGAGCTTCCGCTGTACGTCGAGCTCCCGGCCTCGGTCGAGCTCACGGTCGAGTACACCGAGCCGGGTCTGCAGGGCGACCGCTCCAGCGGCGGCACCAAGCCGGCCAAGCTGGAGACCGGTTACGACATCCAGGTCCCGCTCTTCCTGACCACCGGCGAGAAGGTCAAGGTCGACACCCGCACCGGGGACTACCTCGGCCGCGTCACCTCCTGA
- a CDS encoding Gfo/Idh/MocA family protein: MSERKYRIAIVGTGGIAASHARAVAALPDRAELVAAVDVDLDRAKEFAAQWNIPATYPSLTDLLAADQVDLVHLCTPPNSHVPLAAECLAADVDVYMEKPPTLSLDEFDALVAVEEKSAAQVACVFQHRFGSGAVRLRELLADGVLGRPLVALCNTVWYRDDAYFAVPWRGTFDVEGGGPTMGHGIHQYDLLLSILGPWEKVTALAARQARPTQTEDVSMALVTFENGAVASVVNSLVSARQTSQLRFDCENATVELEHLYGYKNPDWTITPAPGHEDIAAAWSTDLPDVASGHTAQLAAILDAKAAGEPTPVTLTEARNTLELAAAIYASAFTDKPIRRGELAHGTPYAQRMGGPGAPWSS, from the coding sequence ATGAGTGAGCGCAAGTACCGGATCGCGATCGTCGGGACCGGAGGGATTGCGGCCTCGCATGCGCGGGCCGTTGCGGCGCTGCCGGACCGGGCCGAGTTGGTCGCGGCCGTCGACGTCGATCTGGATCGGGCGAAGGAGTTCGCCGCCCAGTGGAACATCCCGGCGACGTACCCGAGCCTGACCGACCTGCTCGCCGCCGACCAGGTCGACCTGGTCCACCTCTGTACGCCGCCGAACTCGCACGTCCCGCTGGCCGCCGAGTGCCTCGCCGCGGACGTCGACGTGTACATGGAGAAGCCGCCGACCCTGTCGCTCGACGAGTTCGACGCTCTGGTGGCAGTGGAGGAGAAGTCCGCGGCGCAGGTGGCGTGCGTGTTCCAGCACCGCTTCGGATCCGGCGCGGTCCGGCTGCGCGAGCTCCTCGCCGACGGCGTCCTCGGGCGCCCGTTGGTCGCCCTGTGCAACACCGTCTGGTACCGCGACGACGCGTACTTCGCGGTGCCCTGGCGCGGAACGTTCGACGTCGAGGGCGGCGGCCCGACGATGGGCCACGGAATCCACCAGTACGACCTGTTGCTGTCGATCCTCGGCCCGTGGGAGAAGGTGACCGCGCTCGCCGCCCGGCAGGCGCGGCCGACGCAGACCGAGGATGTGTCGATGGCGCTCGTGACGTTCGAGAACGGCGCGGTGGCGTCGGTCGTGAACTCGCTGGTGTCCGCGCGGCAGACCTCCCAGCTCCGCTTCGACTGCGAGAACGCGACCGTGGAACTCGAGCACCTGTACGGGTACAAGAACCCCGACTGGACGATCACGCCCGCTCCCGGCCACGAAGACATCGCCGCCGCCTGGTCGACCGATCTGCCGGACGTGGCGAGCGGTCACACCGCCCAACTCGCCGCGATCCTCGACGCCAAGGCTGCGGGCGAACCCACCCCGGTCACGCTGACCGAGGCACGCAACACCCTCGAACTCGCCGCGGCCATCTACGCGTCTGCGTTCACCGACAAGCCGATCCGCCGCGGTGAACTCGCGCACGGTACGCCGTATGCGCAACGCATGGGCGGCCCCGGCGCCCCCTGGAGCAGCTAG
- the aroQ gene encoding type II 3-dehydroquinate dehydratase, whose protein sequence is MSRRVLVLNGPNLGRLGSREPEKYGTTTFAELVGVCEKTGAELGFEVDVRQTDDEAELVGWLHEAADGRTPVVLNPAAFTHYSYALRDAIAQRTAPLIEIHLTNPATREEFRHTSVVAGVATGTIAGFGLDSYRLALRALTSLDS, encoded by the coding sequence GTGAGCAGGCGGGTGCTGGTACTGAACGGGCCGAACCTCGGGCGGCTGGGTTCGCGGGAGCCGGAGAAGTACGGTACGACGACGTTCGCCGAGCTGGTCGGGGTGTGCGAGAAGACCGGCGCCGAGCTCGGGTTCGAGGTCGACGTACGGCAGACCGACGACGAGGCCGAGCTGGTCGGGTGGCTGCACGAGGCCGCCGACGGCCGGACTCCCGTCGTCCTCAACCCGGCCGCGTTCACGCACTACTCCTACGCGCTGCGGGACGCGATCGCGCAGCGGACCGCTCCGTTGATCGAGATCCACCTGACGAATCCGGCCACCCGCGAGGAGTTCCGGCACACCAGCGTGGTCGCCGGGGTGGCGACGGGGACGATCGCCGGCTTCGGGCTCGACTCGTACCGGCTCGCGCTCCGCGCGCTCACCAGCCTCGATTCATAA
- a CDS encoding MarR family winged helix-turn-helix transcriptional regulator — translation MADHVDLVLEQWRARRPDLDPSPMGIIGRMSRLGAMFDAELRRNFGKHDLDRASFDVLATLRRSNAEHSLTPAGLMHSSMVTSGAISQRLDRLEARGLVTRAPSETDRRGVLVTLTPEGLELIDKVLPTHIDTESQLLAGLSAAERDQLAGLLRTLLESLGDKRG, via the coding sequence ATGGCAGATCACGTCGACCTGGTGCTCGAGCAGTGGCGTGCGCGGCGGCCCGACCTGGATCCGTCGCCGATGGGCATCATCGGGCGGATGAGCCGCCTCGGCGCGATGTTCGACGCCGAGCTGCGGCGGAACTTCGGCAAGCACGACCTGGACCGCGCGTCCTTCGACGTACTGGCGACCCTGCGGCGCAGCAACGCCGAGCACAGCCTGACGCCGGCCGGCCTGATGCACTCGTCGATGGTCACGTCGGGTGCGATCAGCCAGCGGCTGGATCGGCTGGAGGCTCGCGGACTGGTGACGCGTGCGCCGAGTGAGACCGACCGCCGTGGCGTGCTGGTGACGCTGACGCCCGAGGGCCTCGAGCTGATCGACAAGGTGCTGCCGACACACATCGACACCGAGTCGCAGCTACTAGCCGGCCTGTCGGCGGCTGAGCGCGACCAGCTAGCAGGTCTGCTGCGGACGCTGCTGGAATCGCTCGGGGACAAGCGGGGCTGA
- the fxlM gene encoding methyltransferase, FxLD system, protein MTGVSSDSASAELLRTALVQQLVAAGTIRDDRVAAAFATVPRHVFVPHAPLEVAYADDVVLMKHDQAGVVTSSVSQPSIVALMLQQAAIRPGDRVLEIGSGGYNAALMRELAGPGGAVTSVDIDPEVTDRARESLDEAGYGDVTVVQADGAFGVPERAPYDRIVVTVTAWDIASAWLRQLRPGGRIVVPLRMRGQTRAIAFDLVGDHLESRSTTVCGFVSMQGSGADYERLVPLQDGGLTFDEDQEGEPHPQYDVLTLPAEQKWSGVEVHREEPLLDLYLWLASKLPGYCVLSAGDWPAVATADSLAHLASRNGSDEVHVELGCRGHGPEAGELIDHMVDQMQSWQRRGPAFQVHGPDAVLPPGFHIARRHSYITVTWAE, encoded by the coding sequence ATGACGGGTGTCAGCAGTGACTCAGCATCGGCGGAGTTGCTGCGGACCGCTCTCGTCCAGCAGTTGGTAGCTGCTGGCACGATCCGCGACGACCGGGTGGCGGCTGCGTTCGCGACGGTCCCACGGCACGTGTTCGTCCCGCACGCTCCACTGGAGGTGGCGTACGCGGACGACGTCGTACTGATGAAGCACGACCAGGCTGGCGTGGTGACGAGTTCGGTGTCGCAGCCGAGCATCGTCGCGCTGATGCTGCAACAGGCTGCGATCAGGCCGGGGGACCGGGTCCTCGAGATCGGTTCCGGCGGGTACAACGCGGCTCTGATGCGGGAGCTGGCTGGGCCGGGTGGCGCGGTGACCTCGGTCGACATCGATCCGGAGGTGACGGACCGGGCGCGCGAGTCGCTCGACGAGGCCGGGTACGGCGATGTGACCGTAGTGCAGGCCGATGGCGCGTTCGGGGTTCCGGAGCGAGCGCCGTACGACCGGATCGTGGTGACAGTGACCGCGTGGGACATCGCCAGCGCGTGGCTGCGGCAGTTGCGGCCGGGCGGGCGCATCGTCGTACCGCTGCGGATGCGTGGGCAGACGCGGGCGATCGCGTTCGACCTGGTCGGTGATCACCTCGAGAGCCGGTCTACGACGGTGTGCGGGTTCGTCAGCATGCAGGGGAGTGGTGCCGACTACGAGCGGCTGGTCCCGCTGCAGGACGGCGGTCTGACGTTCGACGAGGACCAGGAGGGCGAGCCGCATCCGCAGTACGACGTACTGACGTTGCCGGCTGAGCAGAAGTGGTCCGGAGTAGAGGTGCATCGCGAGGAGCCTCTACTCGACCTCTACTTGTGGCTGGCGAGCAAGCTGCCCGGGTACTGCGTTCTGTCAGCTGGGGATTGGCCAGCCGTTGCAACGGCGGACAGCCTGGCACACCTCGCGTCACGCAACGGCAGCGACGAGGTGCACGTAGAACTCGGCTGCAGGGGTCATGGTCCGGAGGCGGGTGAGCTGATCGACCACATGGTCGACCAGATGCAGAGCTGGCAGCGCAGGGGTCCGGCGTTTCAGGTGCATGGCCCAGACGCCGTACTGCCGCCCGGCTTCCACATCGCCCGGCGGCACAGCTACATCACTGTGACGTGGGCGGAGTAG